A window from Plasmodium relictum strain SGS1 genome assembly, chromosome: 7 encodes these proteins:
- a CDS encoding thioredoxin reductase, putative, whose translation MNNALINLRKLSIKYSQNYQNNFTRNICNNFGYKILSFEKNYFINIVSNKLNKNKVILDSNILFKKNNLINSIKTMCTNQDIKNKYEYVNVNSDNFLKNKQTHEKDGVNEKSYDYDYIVIGGGPGGMASAKEAAANGAKVLLLDYVKPSSQGTKWGIGGTCVNVGCVPKKLMHYAGNMGCLFNLDSNEYGWKFDNLRHDWNKLVTTVNSHIRSLNFSYMTGLRSAKVKYINGMAKLKSENTVSYYLKGDLSKEETVSGKYILIATGCRPYIPKDVEGAEELSITSDDIFSLKREPGKTLVVGASYVALECAGFLNSLGYDVSVSVRSIVLRGFDQQCANKVKKYMEEQGVVFLNGILPKKLTKYNNQIMVEFSDKTTDFYDTVLYATGRKGDTKDLNLEGLNININKNNNKIITNNLSCTNIPNIFAVGDVAENIPELAPVAIKAGEILARRLFKQSDEVMDYSFIPTAIYTPIEYGSCGYSEEKAYEIFGKSNVEVFLQEFNNLEISAVHRKKNYKLQKDEYDTDISSTCLAKLVCLKNEDNVVIGFHYVGPNAGEVTQGMALALKLKVKKKDFDNCIGIHPTDAESFMNLYITVSSGLSYAAKGGCGGGKCG comes from the coding sequence atgaacaaTGCATTAATTAACTTAAGAAAATTATCTATTAAATACTCGCAAAATTAccaaaataattttacaaGGAATATATGCAATAATTTTGGTTATAAAATCCTttcttttgaaaaaaattattttataaatattgtaAGCAATAAACTTAATAAGAATAAAGTAATTTTAGAtagtaatatattatttaaaaaaaataatttaattaattccATAAAGACAATGTGTACCAATCAagacataaaaaataagtatgaGTATGTCAATGTAAATAGTGataattttctaaaaaataagCAGACACATGAAAAAGATGgagtaaatgaaaaaagttaCGATTATGATTATATAGTTATTGGAGGAGGACCTGGGGGAATGGCTTCAGCAAAAGAAGCTGCAGCAAATGGTGCAAAGGTTTTATTATTGGATTATGTTAAACCAAGCAGCCAAGGAACGAAATGGGGTATTGGAGGAACATGTGTAAATGTTGGGTGTGTTCCTAAGAAATTAATGCACTATGCAGGAAATATGGGATGTTTATTTAATTTGGACTCTAATGAATATGGATGGAAATTTGATAACTTAAGACATGATTGGAATAAATTAGTTACTACTGTGAATTCTCACATACGCTCATTGAATTTTAGCTATATGACTGGTCTAAGATCTGCTAaagttaaatatataaatgggATGGCTAAATTAAAAAGCGAAAACACAGTATCATATTACTTAAAAGGAGATCTATCAAAAGAAGAAACTGTTAGTgggaaatatattttaattgcAACTGGATGTAGACCTTACATACCAAAAGATGTCGAAGGAGCTGAAGAATTGAGCATTACATCAGatgatattttttcattaaaaagaGAGCCAGGAAAAACATTAGTTGTTGGTGCATCTTATGTAGCTTTAGAGTGCGCAGGATTTCTTAATTCCTTAGGATATGATGTAAGTGTCTCTGTACGTTCTATAGTTTTGAGAGGTTTTGATCAGCAATGTGCAAATAAAGTTAAAAAGTACATGGAAGAGCAAGGAgttgtatttttaaatggAATTTTACCAAAAAAGttaacaaaatataataatcaaATAATGGTTGAATTTAGTGATAAAACAACAGATTTCTATGACACTGTTTTATATGCTACTGGAAGAAAAGGTGATACAAAGGATTTGAATTTAGAAGGGttaaacataaatataaataaaaataataataaaattattacaaaTAATCTTAGTTGTACGAATATACCTAATATATTTGCTGTTGGAGACGTTGCTGAAAATATTCCAGAATTAGCTCCTGTAGCTATAAAAGCAGGAGAAATTTTAGCTAGACGTTTATTTAAGCAGTCTGATGAAGTGATGGATTATTCATTTATTCCAACAGCAATTTATACTCCTATTGAATATGGTTCATGTGGATATTCAGAAGAAAAAGCATATGAAATATTCGGTAAATCGAATGTGGAGGTATTTTTACaagaatttaataatttagaaatatCAGCTGTTCatagaaaaaagaattataaattaCAGAAAGATGAATATGATACGGATATATCTAGTACCTGCTTAGCTAAATTGGtttgtttaaaaaatgaagataacGTGGTTATAGGATTCCATTATGTTGGTCCCAATGCAGGGGAAGTAACTCAAGGAATGGCATTGGCTTTAAAgttaaaagttaaaaaaaaagattttgaTAATTGCATTGGTATACACCCAACTGATGCCGAGTCTTTTATGAACTTATATATTACTGTATCATCTGGATTATCTTATGCAGCCAAAGGTGGATGTGGTGGTGGAAAATGTggttaa
- the LipL2 gene encoding lipoate-protein ligase 2, putative: MIKIKNIKELFHPLLPNVNKSTIKKNVLYFIDLTKFHVYEQLLLEESLYRLSSILSEGLNNIGFVVVNNTRNEREETKNYYNKCVVLGISGKVNDHINNVNYIKKNKICLIKRFTGGGTVYINKNCLLVSLILPNNFCKLLNLYPSNITEWSFNSFYGMFLNEKKNKIFNENFGYFENDYVCKIYDKESKKINLKKVGGNAQAFSKNYFVHHTSFIWSCNYNEMENVLINPVKQPVYRNKRSHYDFIESFRSCLHSYINTPDCFIRKLICHIRQLINIKNSNEQDDFWFFNKINLNINDNSYDLESFDNIYYTDSSLLNEIFLLYNNNMHMNNLRSTYFLDIEGNKVSDTYYKISSFILNENNYKNVLTK, translated from the coding sequence ccaaatgtaaataaaagcactataaagaaaaatgtattatattttattgatTTAACTAAATTTCATGTATATGAACAATTATTATTGGAAGAAAGTTTATATAGATTAAGTAGTATTTTAAGTGAAGGATTAAATAATATAGGTTTCGTAGTAGTAAATAATACGAGAAATGAAAGAGaggaaacaaaaaattactaTAATAAATGTGTTGTATTAGGAATTAGTGGTAAAGTAAATGACCAcataaataatgtaaattatattaaaaaaaacaaaatttgtttaattaaaagatttACAGGGGGTGGAACggtatatataaacaaaaactGTCTCCTAGTTTCATTAATTCTTCCTAAcaatttttgtaaattattaaatcttTATCCATCCAATATAACAGAATGGTCTTTCAATTCATTTTATGGAATGTTTTtgaacgaaaaaaaaaataaaatttttaacgAAAACTTTGGTTATTTTGAAAATGATTATGTGTGTAAAATATACGACAAggaaagtaaaaaaataaatttaaaaaaagttggTGGAAATGCACAAgctttttcaaaaaattacttTGTTCATCATACTTCTTTTATATGGTCTTgtaattataatgaaatgGAGAATGTTTTAATAAATCCAGTAAAACAACCTGTTTATAGAAACAAAAGAAGTCATTATGATTTTATTGAATCATTTAGATCATGCTTACACAGCTACATAAATACTCCAGATTGttttataagaaaattaattTGTCATATaaggcaattaataaacataaaaaatagcAATGAGCAAGATGATTTTTGgttttttaacaaaataaacttaaatattaatgaCAACTCATATGATTTGGAGTCCtttgataatatatattacacTGATTCTagtttattaaatgaaatttttcttttatataacaaTAATATGCATATGAATAACTTAAGGTCAACGTACTTTTTAGATATAGAAGGAAATAAAGTTTCTGAtacatattataaaatatcatcttttattttgaatgaaaataattataaaaatgtattaactaaataa